The segment tttttttaaattgtaggGGAAGGGGGCATTACCTCATCTCCTTATACAAACCAGAGACAAATAAGCAAAGCTACATCAGGGTAGGTGGGATACTATAACAACATTGGACACATTGTTATACTATTCCACCCACCTTAATGAGGATCCTTTGGGCGTGGCGATCCCGTAGCCTTTGGAGTCCAGGTTGCCTCCCACCTTCATGGTGTCGCAGGGTTTTCGCTGCTCGATGTACTCATTCATGGTGGACTCCAGCAGGTAGGCATACTTCCCCTTGGACTTGCGAACCCTCTGAACCCCCTCGGCTGTGGTTTTCACAAACACAGAGGGTTCTGCACTGCGCATGTATGTCCACATTTTGTCAAAGAGGGCAATCTTTGAGCGCTGTGTTTAGGAAAAGACAATAAAAGGAGCAACAATGTCATAAATAATAATTGATTATGATTATGAACACTTCCATTACAATGACTTTTTTCCTCTAAACgttgtattttatgtttgttttatttaatatggaGATGCACTAGAATGACAAATTTCATTGTGTTGGTATGCTTTTTCAGTTGATTTATCAATTGTAATTCAATGTGTCAATCctttccatttcttttatagaaaagactacaagaaaaaaaaaaaaacaaacatacagcaTGCAGACTCAGAAGGGTTGTTTCTATGGTTGCTTAAAAGAAACTGAGTGTCTCTTACCCTAAAAAACTCTTTAGTGGAGCCAGAGTCCAGAGTACCGTAAGctatttcagtctgttttgcCAGGTCTTCTGCACTTTCAATGGGAGAAACCATTCTCTCAACAGTCAAAAAAGCAGCCAGGTTAGCCGTGTAGGAGGAGATGATGATTAAAGTGAAGAACCACCATACGCCACCAACAATACGCCCCGACAGCGATCTATTGAAGAgaccagaaaaagaaacaagtattctcttgtgtgtttgagtgtgctTTACCTGTCTGTGCTAAAAAATCATTCACGTATCAGCTAAAAGCTTCTCAGGTTAAATGATTTGACTTTCATGGGCTGGGCCTTTAAGCACTCTTCTTGAAAATTGGGGTTTGTAGAAAAAGAAGcattacaaaaaacaacacCTATTAAAATGGAGCATTGATTATTGAAAAAGTCATTCAGTCATTAGGCCCTTATATGATATGACCAGAATAACAAAACATgctcaaatatttatgacaaagaactGCGTGCCCTTCGTTGGAGACACTTTacagaacaacatataacacTGATTTGGAGTCTTGTTGACACCTCTCACATCATCAGCATGAGATTTAAAGGCCAGGTCAAGGCACATGTTGATTCATCTCTGTGGAGTACATGACTCTCTAAGGTTACTGGCATGCCTGCTGAGCACCAGTGTTTACTATTACAAGTAACTTGAGGTTAATATGAAACTACAGTCGTCAGAGAAAATTTACTTACTCTCTTAATGAGTGTAAGCTCTGTAAAAGGAAGACATACATGATATGTAGAGAATCCACTGAATTAAAGTGTAAACCAACAGCAAATAGAGACATCTGGCATCATAGCacaagattgtttttttttttttgtcgtttttttttttttttttttggtcatgcTTTTGCATTAAATACTATTAAATATTTGGCCTTCTTACATAGAAAACTGAACAGTTGCATACATAAATACTGTATTATTGTAACAGGTATTATTGTAATTACTTTAGTagtctttatttctcttttgttagattttctcagcaatgaggaagaaatgaaaaagagaagCATATATTCACAACTGTAAGGTTGCAAACATGCATTAATTTGTAATACAGTTATTATAGAAGTTTGTTTGATCAAATGCTCAAATTTAGCATACTAAATccaattttatattttgtttctgcttttgcaTGCTAATTATGATTTTTCAGATGTGCAAGCACTTTCATGCCATTAAGTATGAACagtaataaagttaaaattttcCAAAGAATGTGTTCTAAAAAAGAACGTTGTCCAAATGTGACTCCTCTACTACACtgtagtgatgcgcgggccgcctcctaacccgcgggtcccgcgggttacccgcgggtcgggttggggcgggtcaaagaattttcgcttcactgcggggcgggttggtgtggtttactattctgaaatatctagttctatctattaattttattttttgtcaaactgaaaataaagaccttaatcagtgtctacattttgttactataatatgtaagacaaaatatttatcagttatttaaacacaggtcacgttttgtaacgtaatgtccacgtaggcgcgtagtaggctacgcaggctacgtgcagaaagcgccaagcagacaagcagcaaaagatggaagaagaagtgttgaataacattcgttcgggagtttacgtccttaaaaagaagaaagagggtcaaatggctaaatcacaggtttgggacaggttcaacgaggtaatcagtgcagacaacaacagcagcattgtctatgtgctttataacacttaaacgctttaaaacactttatttgcctatttatgtttataggcttaacgttcacatgaaaatacattttgtgttgccagtttccagtgccaatttaggagaccatatgcacctttctcagactaaataaaagcattcgtcaatatcataacatgtgttttaatagggcggggcgggtcgggtcgggtcgggttaaaaaaatagaagcggaggtgcggggcgggttggtgcggtccaatttttttaaaagagcgggacccgcgggtcggaaaaaaacccgacccgcgcatcactactacactggaacaaaacaaaagatggaaaaaacaaagcttAAATAGACATTATTCTCTGTCTGTCCTAAGTACGATTTTATTgcgaaaatataaatatgtgaaaaactgacaaactgaactttttttttttttttaaacttgtcctgtccagcatcatagtggcagaatgatggtctggctgctgtgttgtaccAAACAAATTAGCTTTTCCAATGGAAGTTTTATCGGTATAAGGCTCcacttgataatctgattatttatttatttattcgtttatttatttatttatttatattattttgaattatgggaTTTATAGAAGCTTGTTAGAACTGACTGGacgggacagaaaaaagaagaataatggacagaaaaggaaagtaaaaaggaaagcagaaaaaaaggaagacaagACAAAGACACAGTAGATAGAAGGCAACGATTCTTCAGTGTAACCTAACACCAGataaccaactgctacacctgtacagaagcACAACAGATAATttcaggtaaactaagctgacaatcatcaggagttcctaaaaaacaACCAAGACTGCAACAACTGACCAGTCTCACTGCTTCCGTTCATCTCAAAACTActagagcaggggtagccaacgtcggtcctcgagggcaccaatccggcaggttttccagatttccctgctccagcacacctgactcaaattaaatggagccaacagcctataaggatctccacaatgactcgttagtttaagtcaggtgtgttggagcacagaaatctggaaaacctgccggattggtgccctcgaggaccgacgttggctacccctgtaCTAGAGCAAgttgtcttcagtcaggtctcacagctCCTCCGAGACAACAACCTGTTCAATCCATATCATTCTGGCTTTAGGCAAGGCCACTcttgaaactgctctcctgtcagttactgattccttACGGCCAGATCCGCTGGACAATCCTCAATCTTTATACtactggacctgtctgctgcctttgacacagtcaacAACCAGATCATCCTCTCCACGCTCTCCGAGCTTAACATcccaggatctgtcctctcgtggttcaTGTCCTGTCTCACAGGAAGACCCTTCAGACTAGCTTGGTGAAGGGGAATTTCCAGATCGCATGGActgacacacacccacatcacaCTTAACCCTCCCCCTATGCCCTGTGAGAGACATCCCCAGTGGACCAGAATATAGCGAACCCTAAATCCGGCCCGCCACTGCCACCCCCGGCCACCACCCCACCACATCCCACCCAGATGTGGCAGACTGTGGTGTTGTTTCCAATTAAAACTGAAGGGCAGTAACAACACCGTGCTGGAAGCGAGGCCACATGAGCagccccgcccgccatgcactTCATGGCACGCACCCTAGAAGTTCTTTGTGTcttgtgtttattgtgttttgatatctaagtttaattaaaactgagaggcgagtcacAGGGTGTAGCCAACAAGGCCACTCAGATGGCACCCTCCACTCCACCCAGCATGACCTGCGCGCCTCCCAAGTCCCTACATGTGTTTGTAAGAGAGAGCGGAGAAGGCAAGGGGTGCAGGGATGTTAGTCCGGAGGGACTCCAGTCCAGCAGTTCACACAACCAGGACATACAGTGACCGCACCCAATGAGCTaccaccaaccccagaaggcacccacccaccacatgcctaggggaggaaggagaggagggggaggaggacagtggAAGAGCCCAgacccccccacaagtgcatgCGATCCCTCCCCTCCCCGCATACACGCCTATATCCTTGCCCACTCCTGCTCATCCAGTCGCATATTcccacatgtacacacataaaCTCATTCTCAACCCTaaacacaccccagcacctccccctacaATCTGAACTTTACTTAATTCAAAGCCATAGAGAGGGCATGCATTCATTTTtgcttttagcttttttttgtgttataatgatgttattgcttttggaaattATTTCTTAGTATTCATTTGGGGCTGAGGTCTATAGCTATTTGAAATCCTTATCCTCATTTTCAGACAATTTCATTGCTGCACCACCAGCACAATTCGGCTGAATTAGTGTGAAAAACATAACATTTGCAACACTTTCACCAGTTATTGTAGAAGGAAATGTAGTCTATTTACATAACGagtaaaaatgaacataaacagataaacacaaaTGGCAAAATGTTTCCAGCTATTTTTTTCTTGACTAATTAAATTACAAGGAACATGGCAGATTAGATTTTCTGACCTACCTAGGTGAGATGTCACAGCCTTGTCTCATAAAAGCTCCAAGGGAGAACCAAAGGCTGTTGAATATGCCAAACTCGTTAGTCGATTCATTGGTCTGGATCTGCCCGTCCTCATACTCCTCAGTGTGCCACTCGTAGGGGCTGAAGCGGCTGACTAGGAATAGGACCACGCTGACACCAATGTAGGCAAAAACAATACACATCCAGATCTCATAAGCCAGTGGGTCCAAGAAAGAGAAGACTCCAGGTTTGGATTTCTGCGGCTTCTTGATCATGATAGAAATCCCCAGAGACATGAAGGGTTTAGAGAAGTCAATCACCTCCTCTCTCACCAATGTGATGGTCAAAGGGGCCACTGCAATGTCGGCTTTCTGTCAATCGAAAAGGCAAAAATGGCAAcaaatttaagattaaaaaaaaaaaaaaaagtctttaaatcCATCTATTACCAAGACCTGAAAGGTTTCACCCTATGATGGCAATAAAATATTCACTGAAAATGCCAAATTAAAATAGCAAATTACTCACCCCATACACCAACTCTCCAACCATTCCATTCCAGATTTTGGTTTCTGCATCTCTTGCTCCATACTTCCCATCACCGACTATTTTCAGTTGATACTTGAAGCCGCAGTGCTTCGCTATCTCTGCAGCCAGATCAACACAGTAACCCTCGTAGCGGTCGTTGTCAACAAAAAGGTCAGCGTTCTTTTTCAGCATTACATATGGAGCTTCCTGAAGGAGGGAGGCACAAACAGAGAACACTGTTCAGCACAAAACGGCGGATGACAATACAAAAGACAAAAGGTCTTGCACTAGGCTGACAGTTAAGTATGATGACAAGAGGGAACTGGTGACAGACTAGAGAACAACCTTGTAGCATGAAATAATTAGCCTGTTCCAATTCTGGTGAAAAGACggaatgatgaaaatgtttaatattatcGAAAAAAAAGCAATGCAAGTTACAGGTGCTATGAAATCATATATCACAATATTTACCAAGATGGTGGTGACaataactgttttgttttccattcctGTTGAGTCATTTGTAAAGACATCAGATTTGGTGACAGCCATTTTGTCAACTTCATTCCAGTATCCGATCTGTATAGAGAAAAAGACAAGGCTTTTTAGTGAAAATAGGAGGACTATTAATAAGCTTGAACACAACATGTACTGCTTTATTTACACTGGGAATCTAACATTGGTTCAGACACAACACATTTTATGTGCGATGACCCTTTGTTTTTCTAAGGTTGTATAAGAacaaaacacaagtaaacaacTACAtagtttatctttaaaaaaaaattaaatatatacaaTAACTCTAGATTATGGTAAtatgtttaaaagtaaaaaaaaataaagccattGATTTCATTTCTAGTGAAGATGAACCTCCAGGCACTCACCTTTACAGGGCCATTACTCTTCAATTCCATTATATTCACTGAGTAATTGACTCTCTTGCCATGTTGATCAAACTGAATGTTGCCTGTCAGGCCCTCTACACGAACCTGAAAGACACAATATTAAACGGTTACAAAAGCGGCATCATACTACTGGTTTTCACTGACCACATATTGTTGGTGTCTAGGTAGTTGGATGTAAGCAGGCTGTATGTAGAAGTGTAAGAGCCAAAACATGTTTTGATGTTGAAAACTCACTCATTCACCCTCCAAACCCCTGACATCATGCAGTAAGAATAATATGAGTATTTCATGGCTGAGAAATATCAAACAGAAGTCTTAGAAATCTGTTACCCAGTGAGGATATCTGTTTAAAACCCTTTACCAGGGAGTTATTGTCTTGAGCTGGTGTTTCAGATTTGCACTGCTTCTGAAGGGGGCTGTATGTTAGAAACCGAAATATCCTCAATGGATGGACTGGTTAATGTCTAGAGTTTATTCGGCCCAAACCAGCTCATCGGTGTTAGGCCTGGAACATGTCCTAATGTGTCATGTGAGCAGGTAGATTTCCAGAGAGGGTGAATTTTTAAAGTCTGGACCCTATTCTCTGGACATGTGCTGGGGTAAAAATAGTACTCCACCTAAGACTGATTGGGACAAGGGTTTAGGATTTGTGTCAGTTTACTTTCCCAAAATTGGTGCTTGTTGTAATCTTGATGATCCTTATAATTTTTCCAAGTTCACCAAAGTGACAGGCATGTGGGACAGATCATTAGAAGTGTAGTTTGTTTCCAGTTACTCTCTCCTCCTCTTAAAAGTTGGTTCTATGACaaatttaatacatttctttacattttattacatgCTGAGCTATAAAGTAGCAAAGACAAAATGAAGCTACTGGTGTCCAGATTTGAGAGGAAATGACTGCACAAACTCAGCATGTACTGAGATACTTGGAAAAAGTTATTGGCAGAAGTCTCATTTCTTATTGGCAACCAGCTTAAATAGCAAACGAGCCAAGGCTGGAAGATTCATATTCCCTGCAAATTTTATGAAGACACAGTTATGTTTAAGCCGTATTTGAAACCAAAACCCAGTGGGTGTATCCTTATGGTCTAACAGATATACTCAAAGGATttcatgaacatgtttaaaCCTTTATCCTTCACAAACTGAGGGATGCAAAACGCCCTCCTTTCTTTTGAATTAGATGAGGAAACACTTCAGTAAATGTCAATTCAAAAACCATATTTGTTATGTGGAACTGCCATGAAACTAATAAAAGGTGCCAACATCTCTGAGAACCACTCTAAATGTGAATGTTAATGTTGCTGCTTTAATTAACCACTGGACTTGTAGCATTCAAACAGATAAATTATTTGGTTATTGATTAGCTTacttatttaaagcatttctgaCAAGATCAGGTATGGTAAATATCATCTCAGTTACATTAGAAGCTATGATTAGTGCTATAATTGACTCTTGGTACTGAAAactattaatttaataaatttattgatGCGTTTTGTATGGGGCATTTGTTAAGATTATTTTGAGTCATGGAacaattttaataaagaaataaagtctcAATGATTTTGATCAGAAACAGCTGGTAAGACGTAAGGACTGCTTCTCATCAAATCCCCCTATATTTCCTTACTCTGACTGTTGAAGTTAAAAGCCCTAAGAGAGCTTTACATGGGCTTTTGAGTAACAAAACATTagtgaacaaacacacatatttattcAAATAGAAATATATGATTTATACAAACTTCTTCTCACCATCTGAGAATTCTCCTTTAAGAAAGTAGCATTTTAGGTAACACGGTTGTAAAGTTGCTGCTTTGGGAAGTGAGTCAATAGCTGGTGGATAAAGCAGCAAATGCTTGCCAAAGGtgattacataaaaatactCATCCTTTAAGTGCCTAAATGGGATTAGGCTTTTTGGCTTGGCTGGCATGAGAAATACTCAGCTGGATGATTTCCTATTAAATCTAAACTCGCTGAATCAAAGAAGGTTCTTCTTACTGATTCCTGTGATGATCAGCAAAATATGATGTGGTGAACAATCACCAtctgttaaaatgttattttcatcaGGAATCTAATTATACATTCACTTAGATCAACGGCAATGATTTGTTAAATGGTGTCAAAGACTATTATCATAGTAATAACTTAAGATGTTGAAAGCcttaataaaaaggaaaaaaaaaagaattaaactaTGATCTTAATAGCTGGCTGTTCTCATGGAAATTTGGAATCGTGAACCTTTGAAGCCCTGGTAGAGCACATCAGTACTTCTCAGATAATTAAGGTCTCTATAATattattcaaaaaaaaaaaaaaaaaaataggatttttCTCTGCAAAGACTTCAGTCAGGGCAGTCTGTAGTTAGACATCTGCTTTTCTTCTGAAGAATAGCTGTCAGTGCATCTTTTTGCACATATGCATGCTGAAAACATTGGTCTTTAATTAATGTCTTTGAAGTACTGTCAACTATTGTGGATGCTAGTGTGTTTTCAGAAGAGAGATCGgctgttaccatgacaacaagtCTTTACCAACAAAAGTGGCAATTAAGGCCTGTTGCAAATAAATGTCTGACAAAGCATGAGATGTATAAGGTCACATATTCGGTTGCAGTTCTCACTTTGTTAATGGGCAGGAACGGTCAAAAGACACTTGTCAGGCTGGATACTCAATCTATCGCTATCAGTGCTGACTGTCATCATATTTACTGCAGGTAGTAGAAGCTAAATGATCTGAACTTTTGTGTTTGAAACTTGGCGTGAAATGCAGTCTTGTGACAGTGGTCTTGCAAATCTGCTTATTCATTCAATCACTGTtaacaaaaacagcagctgtttttcAAAACTTTCAAAGAGGATAAAAATTACACTTTGGCATTGTTTGTTCTTTAAtttgaaaacagtaaaatatattaTCTGCATCCAATAGAAACAGGCTCATTGACTCCACTAGTTTTCATTTTAGCCATTAAAATGATTGATGAGGGACACAGTGTAGGAACAAGACATTACCTGTTTAAGTGCTCGCTCTATTTCTACTCCCTGAGCCCAAGGAACAGCAGGATTGGCCAGGCAGTCACCAGTGTTGGCCCTCCTTGTGAAGTCGATGCGTTGTTTGTGAAGATAACGAAAGGCTTCCGTCATTACTTGAACAGCATCGTAGGTAAGCGCTGATGTGTACTAGAGGAAAAAGATGGGATGGATTACAGATTTCATCAAGAATCCTTCCTCCCCCCAGTTTTGCTATGTCAGTTGAAGTAAAGTTAAGGGACTGGATAGTTTTAAGTGCTGTACACAATAAATGGCAACACAAAGTTAGAGTGGTACAAATTTGattaaagacaaaaactttGATACATCTTTAACAAGGTCCTCACCATGAATTTAAAAGTTTCATACTTTGTTTGGAATAAACGTAGTTCAACTTTGTTGATTGTGAGGCACAAATAAATGGAGATGCtacttcttttgttttacaaaatacAACTTCAAAGTAATGAAAGAggtaaatgtttacatttaaatgtcaagaaatgacaaaaagtgTATCAAGAAATAGCAAATAGCACAATTCTACTAATATTTTTGTACTCTTGTTTAGCAATGAAGCTGGCCAAAGACTGATCCAAACCAACAACAGAAAAGGTAAGAATAGATAAATTAGAATTCATTCAGTCTAATGTATTTTGTTAAAGAAGTGTTCATCTGTAAGAGCTTAATTATGCGAAGGCCACTGTAAATGACTTGAAGACTTAACATTTGCAGATCTACATATTATTCAGCAGCGGGTTCTGGTTTTCTTCAAACCTTCAAGCCTTCACTTCAAGTCAAACCATCAATATCAGGTCCAACCTCATTTAATTATCTTTCTGTATAATTAACTGACAAATTAGCCTTTAATCTTAGCTTGAGATGCATCTATGGAATATGTGACGTTGACCAACATGGCACTTTCTGTAAAAAGCATTTCCCTCTTTGATGCTCTAATCCAAACTAAACACTCATCACTGTTCCTGCTCATTATctgcataaatatatatattttatttatttttatgcttcttTTGATGTGTTATATATATGCCCTATTCTGGACATACAGTAAGTGGGTTCTGTTTTGTAAATGTCAAAATGCTTTACCATCCAAACTCCAACCACTTTCAGTAGTCTGATTTTGTGGCCACAAGGAGAGAGAGAACATtcacagattttaaaacattaaaaaggaaaatactgTCTTATCAGTATTTATCACAACAACTACATTGTGGCAAGACCTCTTCCTCTGGTCTAATTCCTGCCAACTCTCCTACATCACAGAACTGACAGTTCCTTCGAAGGATGCCATCGAAGAAGCATATGAGCGGAAGAAGCTGCACTATTCCAACCTAGCAGCTGAAGCAGAGGACAGAGGCTGGAAGATAAGAGTGTGCCCGGTGGAGATGGGGTGTAGGGGCTTTGGAGCTAGCAAAACAGCAAAGCTCCTTAGGGAGGTTGGAGTCAGGGGATAGGCTCACAGACAAGCCATCAAAGAGCTGGCCAACCCTGCTGAGAGGACAAGCCATTGCCTGTGCTGAAGCAAACAACTGGTGGTGGGCCTGCCTCAGCAGAGGGTGTAGTATAGGGCTGGGCAATCAATCgaaaattaatataaacaaacacTGAGAACCAGTAATCATTGTAATCTTGCTCCtgtcaattatttaaattatcttgcacatacatttttttttttttaaattgttaaatgaCCATATATAGTTGAACTCTATGCACTTCCTTTCACATATTATAAAATTCAATATCTGCTCTTCTATTATGGAAATCtttgcaacaaaaaaataaaacaatactaaAATAATTGCTAATTAATTGTAATCGAGGTAACATGTCCAATTAATCATGATATCGATTTGAGGTCCTATTTATCATTAAACTTAGTGTAGTATGATAAATGGCCAAAACACCCCATGATGCTGAGATACCCAAGTGGCGATGTATCATGTCGGTAAAGCCTTATGGCAGCCCTCTGGAGAGAATGATGCAAACACTCTGGACTGTTTTTTAACTGATCTGACCAACATTTTGAATGAAGAGCTGAAAACCATATGATCGTCAATATGATCAGCTCAGTAAATACTTTCAAATGAAAGATACAACATCTGTCCTCAAAGTTGTACCACCATGAGTTGGCAAACTTCCACAATGTTGCATCAGAGCTGGAGATGACGGAGGGGAGGACGTGAGCAACTTCACAGTTAACGATATAGAGAGCAGGTTACGACCGTCAGACAGGCGCtttcaagactttgctttaCTGAAGCCAGCATTCATGTACTACCCTTTTTTGGAAGACGCTGAAGTTGATTCATTCACATCAAAAATTGCAACGCTGTTTCACCTGAACTCATCTGGAGTGGACAATGAAATTTTAACTGTACAAGCTGACTTTGAGTTGAGGTCCAGGGCATAAGGATGAAAGATGTACAGAGTTTATTGTTGTTGAATGTGGGT is part of the Melanotaenia boesemani isolate fMelBoe1 chromosome 7, fMelBoe1.pri, whole genome shotgun sequence genome and harbors:
- the gria2b gene encoding glutamate receptor 2b isoform X2, producing the protein MEKIVNLSVSVLLVLWGCALGGSPSVQIGGLFPRGADQEYSAFRIGMVQFGTSEFRLTPHIDNLEVANSFAVTNCFCSQFSRGVYAIFGFYDKKSVNTITSFCGTLHVSFITPSFPLDGNQQFIIQMRPDIKGPLLSLIEYYKWDKFAYLYDSDRGLTTLQVVLDTAAEKKWQVTAINVGNLKDERKDEAYRSLFQDLENKKERRVILDCEQDKVKDIMDQVITIGRHVKGYHYIIANLGFVDGDLSKIQYGGANVSGFQIVDFDDPLVSKFDQRWEALEEKEYPGADNKIRYTSALTYDAVQVMTEAFRYLHKQRIDFTRRANTGDCLANPAVPWAQGVEIERALKQVRVEGLTGNIQFDQHGKRVNYSVNIMELKSNGPVKIGYWNEVDKMAVTKSDVFTNDSTGMENKTVIVTTILEAPYVMLKKNADLFVDNDRYEGYCVDLAAEIAKHCGFKYQLKIVGDGKYGARDAETKIWNGMVGELVYGKADIAVAPLTITLVREEVIDFSKPFMSLGISIMIKKPQKSKPGVFSFLDPLAYEIWMCIVFAYIGVSVVLFLVSRFSPYEWHTEEYEDGQIQTNESTNEFGIFNSLWFSLGAFMRQGCDISPRSLSGRIVGGVWWFFTLIIISSYTANLAAFLTVERMVSPIESAEDLAKQTEIAYGTLDSGSTKEFFRRSKIALFDKMWTYMRSAEPSVFVKTTAEGVQRVRKSKGKYAYLLESTMNEYIEQRKPCDTMKVGGNLDSKGYGIATPKGSSLRTPVNLAVLKLSEQGVLDKLKNKWWYDKGECGAKDSGSKEKTSALSLSNVAGVFYILVGGLGLAMLVALIEFCYKSRAEAKRMKMTFGDAMRNKARLSVTGSTGENGRVMTPEFPKAVHAVPYARPDMGLNVSLTDLS
- the gria2b gene encoding glutamate receptor 2b isoform X5, which gives rise to MEKIVNLSVSVLLVLWGCALGGSPSVQIGGLFPRGADQEYSAFRIGMVQFGTSEFRLTPHIDNLEVANSFAVTNCFCSQFSRGVYAIFGFYDKKSVNTITSFCGTLHVSFITPSFPLDGNQQFIIQMRPDIKGPLLSLIEYYKWDKFAYLYDSDRGLTTLQVVLDTAAEKKWQVTAINVGNLKDERKDEAYRSLFQDLENKKERRVILDCEQDKVKDIMDQVITIGRHVKGYHYIIANLGFVDGDLSKIQYGGANVSGFQIVDFDDPLVSKFDQRWEALEEKEYPGADNKIRYTSALTYDAVQVMTEAFRYLHKQRIDFTRRANTGDCLANPAVPWAQGVEIERALKQVRVEGLTGNIQFDQHGKRVNYSVNIMELKSNGPVKIGYWNEVDKMAVTKSDVFTNDSTGMENKTVIVTTILEAPYVMLKKNADLFVDNDRYEGYCVDLAAEIAKHCGFKYQLKIVGDGKYGARDAETKIWNGMVGELVYGKADIAVAPLTITLVREEVIDFSKPFMSLGISIMIKKPQKSKPGVFSFLDPLAYEIWMCIVFAYIGVSVVLFLVSRFSPYEWHTEEYEDGQIQTNESTNEFGIFNSLWFSLGAFMRQGCDISPRSLSGRIVGGVWWFFTLIIISSYTANLAAFLTVERMVSPIESAEDLAKQTEIAYGTLDSGSTKEFFRRSKIALFDKMWTYMRSAEPSVFVKTTAEGVQRVRKSKGKYAYLLESTMNEYIEQRKPCDTMKVGGNLDSKGYGIATPKGSSLRNAVNLAVLKLNEQGLLDKLKNKWWYDKGECGSGGGDSKNASKPCGIETQ